Proteins encoded by one window of Culicoides brevitarsis isolate CSIRO-B50_1 chromosome 2, AGI_CSIRO_Cbre_v1, whole genome shotgun sequence:
- the LOC134831380 gene encoding SPARC-related modular calcium-binding protein 2, whose protein sequence is MLFKICLISSFLHTFGGFAVTAAAAQGVSPLFNQTKISECAAKGGECDENKGRPVCGTDNQTYPTRCHLIRAQCSGYQVSFKHIGTCKDACLASRAYALAHRKTQSQSKETKFIPKCRSDGSYAPVQCHGSVGCWCVNPQGKPIPNTRVDYGYGRPTCAPKSKSNQRRSSPRKVGVQTKKNCLKEDRIAFNGNVIRVFVAEYTRSRQNLQNDKPVTLSDKLITDWKFATLDSNHNRILEKYEYRELKRIVKRLIKPKRCARSFIKFCDTDRDERITRHEWSNCLGKEFSNVLQSKTTLDLKRENDPGLHENESESDCLSDRLAAEEEQRAGSQAIYIPECTVDGRYQRIQCYKSEWCWCVNEDTGKNIPGTSTKNKRPVCDSTVTVYRPMKGCPEPRKTEFLRDLKEYLKTKLPKLNFESELWSHGNEDELIATKIFVYLDKNKNKLWERKEWKTFRELVMPIKNLRKCGKKMPRYCDVNSDRKITLTEWINCLQAQRISSHTNIPTAHDQLRQTTRAPDLQQSSKLGRIGQNPFDSILKSD, encoded by the exons atgttatttaaaatttgtttaatctcTTCGTTTTTACACACATTCGGAGGATTTGCGGtgacagcagcagcagcacaaGGTGTTTCGCCGTTGTTCAATCAAACG AAAATTTCGGAATGCGCTGCAAAGGGAGGCGAATGTGATGAAAACAAGGGAAGACCTGTCTGCGGAACAGATAATCAAACGTATCCGACGAGATGTCACTTGATTCGAGCCCAATGTAGCGGATATCAAGTCAGTTTCAAGCATATTGGAACGTgcaaag acgCTTGTTTGGCTTCTCGTGCATACGCTTTGGCACATCGCAAGACACAAAGTCAAAGCAAAGAAACGAAATTCATCCCAAAATGTCGCAGCGATGGATCGTATGCGCCTGTACAATGTCACGGATCTGTCGGTTGTTGGTGTGTCAATCCGCAAGGGAAGCCAATTCCCAATACGAGAGTCGATTATGGATACGGAAGACCCACGTGTGCTCCCAAATCGAAATCTAACCAACGGAGATCGTCGCCGCGGAAGGTTGGagttcaaacgaaaaaaa attgtTTGAAAGAAGATCGAATTGCCTTCAATGGAAATGTTATTCGAGTATTTGTTGCTGAATACACACGTTCGAgacaaaatttgcaaaatgatAAGCCCGTAACTCTTTCTGATAAGTTGATTACTGATTGGAAATTCGCTACTTTAGACTCGAATCACAATCGGATACTCGAAAAGTACGAATATCGAGAACTGAAACGGATTGTCAAAagg CTTATTAAACCGAAACGTTGTGCAAGATCGTTCATTAAATTCTGCGATACGGATCGCGATGAGAGAATTACACGGCATGAATGGAGCAATTGTCTCGGGAAGGAATTTTCGAATG tgctCCAAAGTAAAACGACGTTAGATTTGAAGCGAGAAAATGATCCTGGATTACATGAAAATGAATCAGAATCTGATTGTTTGAGCGATCGATTAGCTGCTGAAGAAGAACAACGa gcGGGTTCTCAAGCAATTTACATTCCTGAATGCACCGTCGATGGTCGATATCAACGCATTCAATGTTACAAATCGGAATGGTGTTGGTGCGTAAATGAAGATACAGGCAAAAATATTCCCGGAACGTCGACGAAAAACAAGAGACCTGTTTGCGATTCAACTGTTACCGTTTATCGACCTATGAAGGGATGCCCTGAACCTCGAAAGACAGAGTTTTTGCGAGATTTGAAAGAATatctcaaaacaaaactaccaaaattgaattttgagtcGGAATTATGGAGTCACGGAAATGAAGATGAATTAATTGCAACGAAAATTTTCGTctatttggataaaaataagaataaactGTGGGAACGGAAGGAATGGAAGACTTTTCGAGAGTTAGTGATGCctatcaa aaatCTTCGAAAATGCGGCAAAAAAATGCCGCGATATTGCGACGTGAATAGCGATCGAAAAATTACACTCACCGAATGGATCAATTGTCTTCAGGCACAACGAATATCGTCACATACGAACATCCCAACGGCGCACGATCAGTTGCGACAAACAACACGAGCTCCTGATTTGCAACAATCCTCGAAACTTGGTCGTATTGGGCAAAATCCCTTCGATTCCATACTAAAAAGTGATTAA
- the LOC134832038 gene encoding transitional endoplasmic reticulum ATPase TER94, translated as MADGKSPDDLATAILKRKDRPNRLLVGEALNDDNSVVCLSQAKMDELQLFRGDTVLLKGKRRKETVCIVLSEENCPDDKILMNRVVRNNLRVRLSDVIAIQACPDIKYGKRIHILPIDDTVEGLTGNLFDVYLKPYFLEAYRPIHKDDVFIARGGMRAVEFKVVGCEPEPYCIVAPDTVIHCEGDPIKREEEEEALNAIGYDDIGGCRKQLAQIKEMVELPLRHPSLFRAIGVKPPRGILMYGPPGTGKTLIARAVANETGAFFFLINGPEIMSKLAGESESNLRKAFEEAEKNSPAIIFIDELDAIAPKREKTHGEVERRIVSQLLTLMDGMKKSSHVIVMAATNRPNSIDPALRRFGRFDREIDIGIPDATGRLEILRIHTKNMRLGDDVDMEQIAAESHGHVGADLASLCSEAALQQIREKMDLIDLEDDQIDAEVLNSLAVSMENFRYAMTKSTPSALRETVVEVPNTTWHDIGGLENVKRELQELVQYPVEHPDKFLKFGMQPSRGVLFYGPPGCGKTLLAKAIANECQANFISVKGPELLTMWFGESEANVRDIFDKARSASPCVLFFDELDSIAKSRGGNVGDAGGAADRVINQILTEMDGMGSKKNVFIIGATNRPDIIDPAILRPGRLDQLIYIPLPDEKSREAILKSNLRKSPIAKEVDLNYLAKVTQGFSGADLTEICQRACKLAIRQAIETEIRRERERADKPSSAMDTDEDPVPEITRAHFEEAMKFARRSVSDNDIRKYEMFAQTLQQSRGFGTNFRFPGGQNAGGQGQDGGQGGNRPVDNDDDLYS; from the exons ATGGCTGATGGAAAGAG TCCTGATGATCTCGCAACTGCGATTCTTAAGCGCAAGGACAGACCAAATCGTTTGTTGGTTGGCGAAGCCTTGAACGATGACAACTCTGTCGTTTGCTTGTCTCAG GCAAAAATGGATGAGCTCCAATTGTTCCGCGGCGATACCGTATTGTTGAAAGGCAAGCGTCGCAAGGAAACTGTGTGCATCGTTTTGTCCGAAGAAAACTGCCCTGACGACAAAATCCTCATGAATCGTGTAGTTCGTAATAATTTGCGCGTTCGTTTGTCGGATGTTATCGCAATTCAAGCATGTCCCGACATCAAATATGGCAAACGCATTCATATTCTTCCCATTGACGATACTGTCGAGGGTCTCACAGGAAACTTGTTCGATGTTTACTTGAAGCCCTATTTCTTGGAGGCTTATCGCCCAATTCATAAAGACGACGTTTTCATCGCTCGCGGAGGTATGAGAGCTGTTGAGTTCAAAGTTGTCGGATGTGAACCCGAACCATATTGCATTGTTGCTCCTGATACGGTCATTCATTGCGAAGGAGATCCAATTAAGCGTGAAGAGGAAGAGGAAGCCTTGAATGCGATTGGATACGACGACATTGGCGGATGTCGCAAACAACTTGCCCAAATTAAGGAAATGGTTGAATTGCCATTGCGTCATCCATCGCTTTTCCGTGCGATTGGCGTCAAGCCTCCTCGTGGCATTTTGATGTACGGTCCTCCCGGCACAGGAAAAACTTTGATTGCTCGAGCTGTTGCCAACGAAACCGGCGCTTTCTTTTTCCTCATCAACGGACCCGAAATCATGTCAAAGTTGGCAGGCGAATCTGAATCGAATTTGCGTAAAGCTTTCGAAGAAGCAGAAAAGAACTCGCCAGCAATTATCTTCATTGATGAACTTGATGCGATTGCACCGAAACGTGAAAAAACGCATGGCGAAGTCGAACGTCGTATCGTTTCACAATTGCTCACGTTGATGGATGGCATGAAGAAGAGTTCTCATGTCATTGTAATGGCAGCAACGAATCGCCCGAATTCAATTGATCCCGCATTGCGTCGTTTTGGTCGCTTCGATCGTGAAATCGACATTGGAATTCCTGATGCTACAGGCCGTTTGGAAATTTTGCGCATCCATACGAAGAACATGCGTTTGGGAGACGATGTCGATATGGAACAAATTGCTGCGGAGTCTCATGGGCATGTTGGTGCTGATTTGGCTTCTTTGTGCTCGGAAGCTGCTTTGCAACAAATTCGTGAAAAGATGGATTTGATCGATTTGGAAGACGATCAAATCGATGCAGAAGTCTTGAACTCTCTTGCTGTCTCGATGGAAAACTTCCGTTATGCCATGACGAAGAGCACGCCATCCGCATTGCGTGAAACTGTCGTCGAAGTCCCCAATACTACATGGCACGATATCGGAGGTTTGGAGAATGTTAAACGAGAGTTGCAAGAACTCGTTCAATATCCGGTCGAGCATCCTgataaattcttgaaattcggTATGCAACCATCGCGTGGCGTTTTGTTCTACGGACCTCCGGGTTGCGGTAAAACTTTGCTCGCAAAGGCCATTGCGAACGAATGTCAAGCCAATTTCATCAGTGTTAAAGGTCCTGAATTGCTAACCATGTGGTTTGGTGAATCCGAAGCTAATGTTCGTGACATTTTCGATAAGGCTCGTAGTGCATCGCCTTGCGTTTTGTTCTTCGACGAGTTGGATTCCATTGCGAAATCTCGCGGCGGAAATGTTGGAGATGCTGGCGGTGCAGCGGATCGTGTCATCAATCAAATTCTCACAGAAATGGATGGCATGGGCTCGAAGAAGAACGTTTTCATTATTGGAGCAACGAATCGCCCGGATATCATTGATCCTGCAATTTTGCGTCCTGGGCGTCTCGATCAACTTATCTATATTCCATTGCCGGATGAGAAATCGCGTGAGGCTATTTTGAAATCGAACTTGCGCAAATCGCCCATTGCGAAGGAAGTCGACTTGAACTACTTGGCGAAGGTAACACAGGGATTCTCTGGCGCCGATTTGACAGAAATTTGCCAACGTGCATGCAAATTGGCGATCCGACAAGCAATCGAGACTGAGATTCGTCGTGAACGCGAAAGAGCTGACAAACCATCGTCTGCAATGGat actGATGAAGATCCCGTGCCCGAAATTACCCGTGCTCACTTTGAGGAAGCAATGAAATTCGCTCGTCGTTCCGTTAGTGATAATGACATTCGTAAATACGAGATGTTTGCACAAACATTGCAACAAAGTCGTGGTTTCGGAACAAActtcag aTTCCCTGGCGGACAAAATGCTGGAGGACAAGGTCAAGACGGCGGTCAAGGCGGAAATCGCCCCGTTGACAACGACGATGATCTTTACAGTTAA
- the LOC134829183 gene encoding uncharacterized protein LOC134829183: MKIFRWIFLLLHVALVKGTSLVEDILGLKLDGDSVVSMDCKKTLKKVQRAFVEDEIWTIKLIDSSGRIASDFVAGNNYWLGSKDACYGVNQQLSLRDMSLSNRYSRFNDANLTYAKAPFEFLYYVTYVEHHSPYQLEHKMFKDNILHLGTCLPKICSNADVTELINEVLDENFDQYRIIGKKFTVLHTKTIDSSLRSVSTRFTFITLVIISTICVLLTIFCTLFSAKIKNLRHIPPILGDISDCFSLKQNLKSIFQYDEELDPLRLVIHGVRALTTLYLVLAHIGYFSIYVMDNSREGLKHVNDIEFFPFVIGQVVIENFFAMSGFLMGLGMISVTHKSSIKLLFQGIFIRILRLMIPYVPALLIFMSLASYFEKSSPYMTFMNDSYNCEHYWYRNVLFINNLFPFEEICYVTTWYISADFQLFVTVLA, encoded by the exons atgaaaattttccgctggatttttttattgctgcaCGTCGCTCTCGTTAAAGGCACTTCTTTAGTTGAGGATATTTTGGGTTTGAAACTCGATGGAGACTCTGTCGTATCCATGGATTGCaaaaaaaccttgaaaaaagttcaaagagCCTTCGTTGAGGATGAAATATGGACGATAAAAC TAATCGATTCTTCTGGGCGCATTGCTTCGGATTTCGTTGCGGGCAACAATTATTGGTTAGGATCAAAAGATGCATGTTATGGAGTAAATCAACAACTTTCCTTGAGGGATATGAGTTTGTCGAACCGTTATTCGAGATTCAATGATGCAAATTTGACATATGCAAAGGCGccttttgagtttttgtatTACGTCACATACGTTGAACATCATTCGCCGTATCAGTTGGAgcataaaatgttcaaagat aATATCCTCCATTTAGGAACttgtttgccaaaaatttgctcaaatgCAGATGTAACAGAACTCATTAACGAGGTTTTAGACGAAAATTTCGATCAATATAGGATAATTGGCAAGAAATTCACAGTACTTCATACAAAAACGATTGATTCGTCTCTCAGGAGTGTCAGTACAAGATTCACTTTCATCACATTGGTCATTATTTCAACAATTTGTGTccttttaacgattttttgtacattattcagtgctaaaattaaaaatttgagacacATTCCGCCAATTTTGGGAGATATTAGCGATTGTTTCTCGTTAAAACAGAACCTGAAAAGCATTTTTCAGTATGATGAGGAACTAGATCCATTGAGACTCGTCATTCATGGTGTTCGTGCATTAACAACTCTCTATCTCGTACTTGCTCATATTGGATATTTCTCGATTTATGTGATGGATAACAGTAGAGAAGGCTTAAAACATGTGAATGATAtcgaattttttccttttgttatTGGGCAAGTGGTTATCGAGAACTTTTTTGCCATGAGCGGTTTCTTAATGGGACTTGGAATGATCAGTGTTACACATAAAAGTTCAATTAAACTGCTTTTTCAGGGGATTTTCATCAGAATTTTAAG atTGATGATTCCATACGTACCtgctttgttaattttcatgtCGTTAGCTTCGTATTTTGAGAAATCATCGCCTTACATGACATTCATGAACGATTCATACAATTGTGAGCATTATTGGTACCGAAATGTCCTCTTCATCAACAATTTATTTCCCTTTGAGGAGATTTGTTACGTCACAACTTGGTATATTTCGgcagattttcaactttttgtcacAGTACTTGCG
- the LOC134832039 gene encoding SPRY domain-containing SOCS box protein 3, translated as MTNAIEQMEEQNHNIVPPSPQSTQLQPLMLERPLCYGCEDNWTWNKRDRSQEVRLSGQNSRTVHFHPNWSKGTAGIRGNRVLNNGRYYWEIKVSQRVFGTSMMFGIGTKLARVHANSFTNLLGEDKHGWGLSHKGLLWHNGEVRTYTKRFKENEATTVGILFDGIAGTMTYYKDGQCLGVAFRGLNEVRDSLYPIVCSTAAKTEMTLSETRRDFVNLQDRCRAIIIQRLHSEKDLQALGLPHRITNYLQVALNPPQTTPISPVENLYDFYMY; from the exons atgacGAATGCAATTGAACAAATGGAGGAACAAAATCATAATATTGTCCCGCCGTCGCCGCAATCAACACAGTTACAGCCTTTGATGTTGGAGAGACCTCTGTGTTACGGATGCGAAGATAATTGGACATGGAATAAGCGGGATCGATCACAGGAAGTGAG ATTGAGCGGGCAAAATAGCAGAACTGTACATTTTCATCCAAATTGGAGTAAAGGCACAGCGGGAATTCGTGGCAATCGAGTATTAAATAATGGTAGATATTATTGGGAAATTAAAGTTTCTCAACGAGTTTTTGGCACgag TATGATGTTCGGAATTGGCACAAAGTTAGCTCGTGTTCATGCAAATTCCTTCACAAATCTGCTCGGCGAAGACAAACATGGATGGGGATTGTCGCACAAAGGTCTTCTATGGCACAACGGGGAAGTTCGCACATACACGAAACGTTTCAAGGAGAACGAAGCAACAACTGTCGGTATCCTGTTCGATGGTATTGCCGGCACAATGACATATTACAAAGACGGGCAATGTCTTGGCGTTGCATTTCGTGGCTTGAACGAAGTACGAGACTCGCTGTATCCGATTGTGTGTTCGACCGCTGCCAAAACGGAAATGACACTCAGCGAGACACGACGCGATTTTGTCAATTTGCAGGATCGATGTAGAGCCATCATCATCCAGCGACTTCATTCGGAAAAAGACTTACAGGCGCTCGGGTTGCCGCATAGAATTACGAATTACTTGCAAGTAGCGTTAAATCCGCCACAAACGACGCCCATTTCTCCCGTGGAAAATCTCTATGACTTCTATATGTACTGA